Below is a window of Paraburkholderia azotifigens DNA.
CAGCACTGGTAAGCGTTGATGCCCTTGTGCGCGATGATGGGGCGCATGCTGGTCGGCTCGCCGACGATGCAGCCGTCCGGCTTGATGCCGCGCTTCATCAGGTCGGCGATCATCAGCGGCGCGCCGACGCAGCCGACTTCTTCGTCGAATGAGAACGCGAGGTGGATCGGCCTGGCGAGCTTCGTCTGCTGCATCTGCGGCACGAGCGTCAGCGCCGCGCCGATGAAACCCTTCATGTCGCACGTGCCGCGTCCATAGAGCTTGTCGCCGCGCACTTCGGGCTTGAACGGATCGCTGTCCCAGTTCTGGCCGTCGACGGGCACGACGTCCGTGTGGCCGGACAGCACGATTCCGCCATTCGTCTCGCCGTCATGCGCCGGAATCGTCGCGAACAGATTCGACCACTTGCCGCTTTCGTCGTGCGTGAGCGTCGCTTCGATACCTTGCTCGCGTAGCGAATCGCGCACCGTTTCGATCAGGCCGAGGTTCGGATTGCGGCTGACCGTGTCCATCGACACGAGGCGCGTGACCCAGGGAAGCGAAGCGGGAGAAGCCGCGTGGGTGGACGCTGAGGAAGAGGTGGGCGTGTGTGCGGACAGCGCTTTGTCAGCGACCTGTGACATGACTTGAGCTCCAGCTTGGGTGTCATTCGATCATACCCAAAAAACGCTTAACTGGCTAAAGCTCATCACTCGATTCGCTTGCGGGGCGGGGCTTTGCGCGATGCAGCAATTATCGGGAACGCAGCGGCGGGCGTCGGCGAACGGTGTAATCGATTTTGCTGACGGGTCAGGATCGTGCGGGATCGGCTGTGAGCAGCGCGAGCAACGCGCGTTCGTAAGTGCGGTAGACGGGCGCGATGGAAGCCAGTTCGATGCGCTCGTCGGCTGCGTGGATGCCAGCGCATTGCACGCCGAAGCCGCACAGCGCGGGGATGCCGAGCAACGCCAGATAGTTGCCGATGTTCGACGGCCCGGCGACGACGCGCGGCCGGTCGGCGCCGAATTCGTTGCGCGCTGCGTGATATAGCGCACTCGCCAGCGGATGCGATGGCGCAACGCGATACGCGGGCCAGCCCGGCATCCATTCGATCGATGTTGCGAGCGACGCATCGTGAAGCGCGTCCTGCGCGCGAACCGTGTCTTCGATCGCACGCTGTGCGTGCGCTGCATCGAAGCGGGGCGTGAGGCGGCAATCGATATCGACTTCACAACGGTCGGGCACGCGGGTGAACGTGCCGTCGCCCGAACGGATGCCAGTGACGGTGAGCTGAGCGGGGCGTCCGAAGTCGTCGTCGGCGGGTAGCGCCATGTCGTTCAACGCAGCGGCGAGGCGCGCGCCGCGAATCGCCGCATTGAGCCCGCGCGTGCTGCTGGCGCCCGAATGCGCCGCGACGCCGCGTATGACGAGCGTCGCGCGAATGAACCCGCGCGCACCGACCACGATGCGGTCGCTGCCTGGATAGCCGATGAACACGCCATCGGCGCGGGGCGCATGTGACGCATCGAAGAACGCGCGGGCGCCGCCAAAACGGCCAGTGTGCTCGTCGAGATCGAACAGCACGCCGAGCGTGCCCGCGAGTGCGTCGGTGCGCCGCGCGAACGCAGCAGCGAGGTGCGCGAAGATCGCGACGGCCGCCTTGCTGTCGGCGCTGCCGCGTCCATAGAGCCAGCCATCCACGACTTGCGCGCTCAACGGCGGATAGGTCCACGTCGATTCATCGCCGAAGCCGGCGGTGTCGAGCGTCGCGTCGAGCACATAGTGCGGGCCCTCTTTTGAGCCGCGTATTTCAGCGTATAGCGCGAGCGGCGCGCCGTCTGCCGACACCACACGGCGCGTGTCGACGCCGCATTCGACGAGCCAGGCTTCGACACATTCGAGCACGGGCAGGCACGTATCGATGCCGCCGCGGCTCGGCAGCCGCACGAGCGCCGTCAACAATTCGACGATGGATGCCGTGTCGACAGCGCCCATCATGCGCCTAGCGCGACGACGCGACGCGCTGATCCGACGCGCCCTTCGACGGCGTACCGAGCGCGCGCAGCGTCTCCTTCACGGTCGCGACACGCACCGTGAAATCGGGACTGCGCGTTTCGATTCGCAGCTTGTCCTGGCCCGCGAGCTTGATGTGCTTGTGCTTCTGAACCATTTCGATGATCCGCATCGCGTCGATTGGCGGATTCGGGATGAACTGCAGGCCGATGACGGCTTCGCCCGCGTCGATCTTCGAAATGCCGAGCGGCTTCGCCGCGAGCCGCAAGCGGTGCGTCTCGACGAGCGCATGCGCCTGCGGCGGCATCTTGCCGAAGCGGTCGATCAGTTCCTCCTGAATGCCGTCGATCGAATCGTTGTGCTCGCAGTTCGCGAGCCGCTTGTAGAGCGACAGACGCTCCTGCACGTCGCCGCAATAGTCGGCGGGCAGAATCGCGGGCGTGTGCAGGTTGATTTCGGTGGTTGCCGCGAGCGGCGCGGTGAGGTCCGGCTCCTTGCCGTTCTTCAGCGCCTTCACCGCGTCGTTCAGCATGTCGGTGTACAGCTGGAAACCGATCTCGTGAATCTCGCCCGACTGTTTGTCGCCGAGCACTTCGCCCGTACCGCGGATTTCGAGGTCGTGCATCGCCAGATAGAAACCCGCGCCGAGTTCTTCCATCTGCTGAATGGCCTCCAGCCGCCGTTGCGCCTGCTTCGTCAGCCCTTGCGGATCGTGCACGAGCAGATACGAGTACGCCTGGTGATGCGAGCGCCCGACGCGCCCGCGCAACTGATGCAGCTGCGCGAGACCGAACTTGTCCGCGCGATGAATCAGGATCGTGTTCGCGCTCGGCACGTCGATGCCTGTTTCGATGATCGTCGTACACAGCAGCACGTTCGCGCGCTGCGCGACGAAATCGCGCATCACGCGTTCGAGTTCGCGCTCGTGCATCTGGCCGTGCGCCACCGCGATCCGCGCTTCGGGCACGAGCGCTTCGAGCATCTGGCGGCGGTTCTCGATGGTCTCGACTTCGTTGTGCAGGAAGTACACCTGGCCGCCGCGCTTCAGTTCACGCAGCATCGCTTCGCGGATCACGCCGTCTTCCTCGCGGCGCACGAAGGTCTTGATCGCGAGCCGCTTCTGCGGAGCCGTCGCGATCACGGAGAAATCGCGCAAGCCTTCGAGCGCCATGCCGAGCGTACGCGGAATCGGCGTCGCGGTCAGCGTCAGCACGTCGACCTCGGCGCGCAGCGCCTTGAGCGCTTCCTTCTGGCGTACGCCGA
It encodes the following:
- the argE gene encoding acetylornithine deacetylase — encoded protein: MSQVADKALSAHTPTSSSASTHAASPASLPWVTRLVSMDTVSRNPNLGLIETVRDSLREQGIEATLTHDESGKWSNLFATIPAHDGETNGGIVLSGHTDVVPVDGQNWDSDPFKPEVRGDKLYGRGTCDMKGFIGAALTLVPQMQQTKLARPIHLAFSFDEEVGCVGAPLMIADLMKRGIKPDGCIVGEPTSMRPIIAHKGINAYQCCVRGFAAHSSLTPKGLNAIEYAARLICFIRDMADQFREQGPFDQLYDVPFTTAQTSTIKGGNAINTVPAECSFEFEFRNLPTLDPEPIFARIDQYARETLLPKMKREHEAAAIEFTKIAAAPGLDATEQAAITQLVRALTADQDKRKVAYGTEAGLFSLAGIPSIVCGPGDIQQAHKANEFVSLDQLTQCERFLEKFIHSMSVDAHAR
- a CDS encoding M20 family metallopeptidase — its product is MMGAVDTASIVELLTALVRLPSRGGIDTCLPVLECVEAWLVECGVDTRRVVSADGAPLALYAEIRGSKEGPHYVLDATLDTAGFGDESTWTYPPLSAQVVDGWLYGRGSADSKAAVAIFAHLAAAFARRTDALAGTLGVLFDLDEHTGRFGGARAFFDASHAPRADGVFIGYPGSDRIVVGARGFIRATLVIRGVAAHSGASSTRGLNAAIRGARLAAALNDMALPADDDFGRPAQLTVTGIRSGDGTFTRVPDRCEVDIDCRLTPRFDAAHAQRAIEDTVRAQDALHDASLATSIEWMPGWPAYRVAPSHPLASALYHAARNEFGADRPRVVAGPSNIGNYLALLGIPALCGFGVQCAGIHAADERIELASIAPVYRTYERALLALLTADPARS